CGCTCGGCCAGATGACCGCGCTCGAACTCGCCAAGCACAAGATTCGCGTGAACGTGATCTGTCCGGGGAAAATCGACACAGAAATCGATGAGAACACGCAGACGCGTTCGGCCAGCGAGGCATCGGAAGCGGCCGAGTACCCGCAAGGCAAGATTCCGCTGACCGACGGCAAGGCAGGCAGCAGCGACGATATCGCCGACATGGTCGTCTATCTTTCGTCGGATCGCGCGCGGTTCATTACGGGCACGCCGGTGTGGATCGACGGCGGGCAGTCGTTGCTGGTCGGCTGAGCGCTGCGGCGCGAGCGGCGTCTTCGCTATATCTGATCGAACATGCATGCCGCGTTGATCAACGCGACGTGCGATAGCGTCTGCGGAAAGTTGCCGCATTGGCGCTTGCCGGCTGTGTCGTACTCTTCCGACAGCAGACCGACGTCGTTACGCAGCGCAAGCACGCGCTCGAATATATCGAGCGCTTCGTCGCGTCGCCCCTGCATGTGGCGAACCTGCGCGAGCCACAAACTGCACGCTACGAATGCGCCTTCCTGAATCGGTTCTTTCGCCGGGGTTTCGTGGCCATCGCCGAGATAACGCCATACAAGACCTTCGGTCATCAGGTTGCGCTCGATCGCGCGGACCGTCGCGCCGATGCGCGGGTCGTCGGCGGGCAGAAAGCCGAACAGCGGCAATAGCAGGAGGCTCGCGTCGAGTCGCTCGCTGCCGTATGACTGGGTAAATGCGTTGGCCTGCGTATTGAAGCCGTGCGCGAGCACGTCGTTGCGTATCTCGGCCGCGAGCCGTTTCCATTTTGCAAGCGGCGCGCGGTGGCCGAATTCGCCGGCGCTGCGAATCGCACGATCGACAGCCACCCACGCCATCACCTTCGACAGCGTGTGATGCCGACGTGCCCCGCGAAACTCCCACAGCCCGTTATCGGGCTCGCGCCAGCGCGCTGCGACGTGCTCGATCAGGCCGCACTCGAGCACCCAGGTGTCCCGGTCCGGCGGCATGCCATGCCGGCGCGCCACATGGAGCGCATTCATGATCTCGCCGTAGATGTCGTGCTGCGACTGCATGACGGCCGCGTTGCCGAAGCGTACAGGCCGCGAATCTTCGTAGCCGCTCAGCGCCGCGCATTCCCATTCGAGAATGTGACGTGCGCCATCGGTCGTGTACATGATCTGCGTTTGCGCGGGATGACCCGCGATCGCGCGAACGAGCCAGTCACGCCACGCTGCGGCCTCGGCTTCGAACCCCGTGCCCGCGAGCGCCATCATCGTGAAACTCGCATCGCGCAGCCAGCAGTAGCGGTAGTCCCAGTTGCGCGTGCCGCCAATGCGCTCGGGCAGCGACGTGGTCGGCGCGGCGACGATGCCTCCGGTCAGCCGGTTCGTCAGTCCCTTGAGTGTGATCAGCGAGCGCAGCACCGCGCCCGCGTATGGCCCGCGCCCCGGATGCTGCGCGGCCCACTGCTGCCAGAAACCCAGCGTTGCCCGAAGCGATTTCGTTGCGTCGGCACGCGGCGGCGGCGGCTCGTGGGAGCGACAGCAGGTGAGCACGAAATCAAGGTGCTCGCCAACCGACAGGTCGACGCAATGGCGGATGCGCGCGGCGTCGACCGACGGCGCCGCCGGCGCATCGAGCCACAGCGCCCATGGGCCGCCGACCGCGGCGACCCTGTCGTCGAGACGGCGATGCCACGGCAGCGCGCGTCCGTAGTTGAACCGCACAGCCAGTTCGCTGGTCAGCCGCACATGCCCCGCAACGCATCGCACTTGCCGGAAGACCCGTGCGGGCGCCGCCGCCCATTCCATCCAGTCGATCAGCTCGAGTGTGCCGGAGGCGGTTTCCAGCGTCGTTTCGAGCACCAGCGATGGACCACGATAGCGGCGCCGCACCGCGACGACGGGCTCGTCGGGCGCGATGCGCCAGTAGCCGTTTTGCGGCTCGCCGATCAGCGCCGCGAAACAGGGGCTCGCATCGAACGACGGCCAGCATAGCCAGTCGATCGAGCCGTTGCGGCCCACGAGGGCGGCACTCTGTCCGTCGCCGATCAGCGCATAGTCCTCGATCCGCAAGGACATGATCAAACCCGGCGTCGCAGCAGACCGAAGCAGAGTGTCGCGAACGTTGCAGCCGCAACCATCACGACGCCACGATGCGTGTCGAGCCACAAAGCAGGGCTGCGCGGCGCAGCGGACGCATCGAACCGCCCATGCACGCGATGCAGCCGGCTGACCGGTTGCCACAGGTTCGACGCATGGTCGACATTCGCGCCCGCGTGCGGGTCCTGCTGCGCATCGAAGCCGGTGCGCCCGAGGTAACGGTCGAGCCAGCCTGGTATCCATTGGTTCGCGACGATCGCCTTGATCGACGATGTGCCGACCCACACTTCGCGGCGCCGATGCGTGGCGGCCCAATAGATCGCGCGCGCCGCGACTTCGGGCTGAAAAATCGGCGCGACCGGACGCGGTGCATGCGGCATCTGGTTGCAGGCCCAGTCGAACTGCGGCGTGTTCAGCGCCGGCATCTGCACCATCGTCACGTGGATGCCGCTCTTACGGTGATAGAGCTCGCAGCGCAGTGCGTCGGTAAAGCCGCGTATGGCGTGCTTGGCGCCGCAGTACGCGGATTGCAGCGGAATCGAGCGGTAGGCGAGCGCCGAGCCGACCTGCACGATCGTGCCGCGGCCGGACTTCTGCATGCATTTCAGCGCGGCCATCGTGCCCCAGACGTAGCCGTGATACGTGACGTTCGTCACGCGCGCGAAGTCCTCGTGCGGCAACGTGTCGACGGGCGCGAACGTCGTGACCATCGCATTGTTGACCCACACGTCGATCGGGCCGAACTGCGCTTCGGCGGAAGCGGCGGCGGCCTCGACTGCCTGCGCGTCGCTCACGTCCGCTTCGATGGGCAGCGCGCGCACGCCGTGCGCGCGCACTTCGTCGGCCGTGTCGCGCAGCGCAGCGGGGTCGCGTGCGAGCAATGCGACGTCGGCGCCGTGCCGTGCGAATTCGAGTGCGGCTGCGCGACCGACGCCCGCTGTTGCGCCCGTAATCACGACGGTCTTTGGTTTTCGGATCCGGCCCATGAGTTCTCCCTCCTTGCTCTTTTATGCGATGCGTTCAGGCATACGCGTACGCCGCTACAACTCCCCGCGCGAAGCCAGCACTTCGATCCTGTCTGCCGTGCGGCATGCAATTGCCTGGATCGTCAGCGATGGATTGACGCCGCCGACGGTCGGAAAGACCGATCCGTCGCAAATCCACAGATTCGGAATATCCCAGCTGCGGCAATCGGCGTTGACGACGCTCGTCGCCGGGTCGTCGCCCATGCGCGCGGTGCCGTTCAGATGGCAGGTGTCGTCGGTCTGTTGCCAGATGCGTGTCGCGCCGGCTGCGCCAAGCGCGTCGGTCATAAAGCGCAGCGAATGCGAAACGAGCCGCCGGTCGTTGTCGCAATAGCTCCACGTGACGCGCGCGACCGGCAGGCCGTACTTGTCTTTCTCGTCGGCGAGCGTGACGCGGTTGCGCTCCTGCGGCAGCGTCTCGCCGACAATCTTGAGGCCGACCTGATGGTTGTAGAGCTGCATTTCGTCGAGCAGCGCCTGGCCCCAGAGGCCGCGCCCCAATTGCGTCTGCGCCCAGACCATTGGCAGCGGCCCCTGGCTCATATACGCATAGCCGCCGAAAAAATCCTTGCCCTTGTCCGTGTAGTTCCAGTGTTCGCTGATCGCAAGCGACGGCGGCCCCTTGTACCAGCGTATTTCGTCGTCCATGACGCCCCATACGGCCTGATTCGACTGCACCATCAGGTTCTTGCCGACGAGTCCGGAACGATTCGCGAGCCCTTCGGGGAAACGCTCGTTTGCCGACATCAACAGCAGGCGCGGCGTTTCGATCGCATAGCCGGCCACCACCACATGACGCGCACGTTGAAATTGCCAGCGGCCTTCGCGGAAGTATTCAACGCCGGTCGCGCGGCCAGCCGGATTGACATCGATGCGGCCGGCCATCGAAAGATCGCGGATCTCGGCGCCGGCCGCGACCGCGCGTGGAATCCATGTGACCAGCGCGCTCTGCTTGGCATTGGTCGCGCAACCGGACACGCAAAAACCGCGATAGACACACGGATGCGCTTTACCGCGCGGCGCGGAAAGCGTGGCGAGCGGCGTCGGGCTCCAGCCGATACCGAGCGCTTCGGCGCCTTTCGCGAGCACGAGCGCGGCTGCATTCATTTCGTGCGCGCGATACGGATAGCGCGGCCGTTCCGGTCCCCACGGATAGCGCACGGGCCCGGAGATTTTCAGCGCATCTTCGACGTACGCGTAGTAGCGCCACATTTCGCGCCAGTCGAGCGGCCAGTCCGCGCCATAACCGAGTAGCGAACGTGCTTTGAACCACTCGGGCCTGAAGCGCAGCGACACCATCGCGAAGTGCACAGTGCTGCCGCCGACCGCCTTGCCGCTGTTGTTCGCACCGAGCACGAGCGGATCGTCGCCGTCGACAATGCGCTCGTCGGTCCAGTAGAGCTTGGCCTGATGCATCTCGTCGGAGGCGAACTCCTCGAGCGGCCGCCACCAGGCGCCCGCATCGAGCGCAACGACCTTGAAGCCCTTTTCGGCAAGCCGGCACGCGAGCGTGCCGCCGCCCGCGCCGGTGCCGACGATGACGAAATCGACTTCTTCGTTTTGCGGATACTCGCGCATCGGCACCCAGCCGCCGCGTGTGAACACATCGGGCGCACGGCCGTTCGCGCCGCGCGGATAGCGAAGCGCATCATCGGGCACGATGGGTCTCCGGTTCCGACGCACTGTGCTCGCCGGTCGATTCGACCGCTTCCCACGGGTCCCGGCGATTGAACGTCATGCGCACATAGCCGCGCGGATTGGCCGGTCCGCCGAAGCCGATGTCGCTCCACGACGACGGATGCGCATAGTAAGTCGTGCAGAGATCGTGCAGCACGCGCTGCCGGAAAAACAGCTTCGATGGCATGCCTTGCCACGAATCTCGCTTCAGCGTGCCGTGTTCCATTGCCTGCACGAGAGCGATGCGCGCGTGGTCGTCGAGCTCGGCGAACGCGGCCTGATAGCGATGCCGGCTTTCGTCGTCGAGTGCGCAAAGACCGATGCGCCACGCCTGCTGCAAGCCGGGCAGGCTCGCGTTGCGATAGCCGTCGGTTTTGTTGCCGGCGATCTTGCGGTCGACTAATGCGGCCAGCGGAACGGGACGGCGATTCGCAGCGCAACGGCTGTCCGGCTGCGGAATGATCACTGCGCATAGTGCCCGTAGCGTGCGCCATTCATCGGCGGTGCACCATGCGGGTTCGTCGCGGGTACCGATGCGATCGTCGATCACACTGCGTGTCGCATCGTCCCACGAAGGCGAATCGCGCTTGTCGAGCACGTCGTAGTGCGCATAGGCGGGAAGGGCACCGTGCGCATTGACGCGCGCATTGGAGTTCGCATCGAGGTTTTTACTCACGCTCGGTCTCCCTCAGGCGCAATGCCGCGAGGCCGGCCATGGCGAGCGCGGTAAAGCTCGGCGGCGCCGGCAACGGCGGACCGCCCAGAACATTCTGCGACCAGTTGCGCCAGCCGCCTTGCATGCGCGCGACACCGCGCGCATGAAACAGTGTGCCGACGAAGCCCAACGCCGCGGTCGTGCGCAGCCAGATGCGCGTGAACCAGCGTGGACGCGGCGCCGCGAGTGCCGAATGCGCAAGCAGTACCGCGGCGAGCGGTCCGATCGTGACCGGCGCATACATCGCGCGATGCTGGAATGCACCGCGAAAATGCAGCAGTCCGACCTCGCCGATCGTGCCGACGAGCCCGATGCCGGCCGCGAGCGCAAGCGCCTTGCCGGCGGGCATGCCAAACAGACGCGGATCGAATGCAGGCTCGTTGCGCAACTGTTCGCCGACCGCGCCGAGCGCCCCCGATAGCAGCAACGACATCGGCGCGCCAAGGGGTGCGCCATAGAACAGGTTGTGCCAGCTGAATCCGCCGGGACGCTTCGTGACGTTGTACAGATGGAAACCGCTGCCCGCGACGCCGGCGGCTGCCGCGGCCAGATAGATCGCATGCCTGATCGAATGCGACGCCTCGGTACGATCCCGGCCGCCATGCAAGCCTGCAAACAGCGCGCAGGTCGCGGATACGAGCGGCGTCACCATGGCGGGATTCTCGAACGAACCGCGATAGTGTTCGACGGCGCTATCGGCCAAAGCGGAGAAGGCGAGCAGCGCGGAACTGTGATTGAACCCGCGCGCGGCGTCGATATGCACGCGCTGCGGCGACCTCCATCGATCGATATTCGCCACTGCTGCGGACCCGACCGGCGCATGCGCGCGCTGTGCGCGAGCACCGGTTCTACGCGTCGCCAGCAACGCGGCGCCTGACAGTGCGCTCAGCGCGCCGAGCGCATATAACGTGGTTCTTATCATCGTCGATGTCGTATTGGGGTGAAACACAAACATTGAACTGCGATGCTTCCGTACATGCATCAAGGCACGCTGACGGCGAAACGCTGCGCATCCTTGCGCCTGAATTCGAGTCCGCAACCGGGGCGCGACAGGTCGGGCGCGATGCTGCCGTTAGCGACGCGCGGCGCGCCGTCGAACAGCATCGATTCGATGCGCACATGATCGTGAAACCATTCCTGATGACACAGCCCCGGCACAGCGGCGGCCGCGTGCAGATGCAGCGCCGGTGCGCAATGCGCCGAGAGCGGGATATGGAACGCGTCGGCCAGATGCGCGGCGCGCATGAAGCCTGTCACGCCGCCACAACGGCTTGCATCGGCCTGCAGAACATCGACCGCTTCCGCTTCGAGCATTCGCCTGAAATAGTCGGCCGTATAGCCGTATTCGCCGGCGGCGATCCGCATACCGGGCGGCGTGGCGAACCGGATCGCGGCGAGACCGGCGAGATCGTCGGAACTGACCGGCTCTTCGAACCATTGCACGTCGAGTTCGGAAATTGCCTCGGCAAAACGCAACGCCGTCTTCGGATCGAATGCGCCATTTGCATCTATAAAGAGGCCCGCGTCGCTGCCGATCGCATCGCGTGCGCATTGCGCGCGGGCGGGGTCGCGTGCCGGGTCGCTGCCGATCTTGATCTTCACCCAGCGACATCCGTCGTCGCCTACCCAGCGCGATAGCTGCTCGCGCATCCGGTCGTCCGTGTAGGTCGTGAAGCCGCCGCTTCCATACACGGGCACGTGATCGCGCGCCGCGCCGAGCAGAGTCACGAGCGCAACGCCGAGGCGCTTCGCGTGCAGATCCCAGAGCGCGCAGTCGAGCGCCGAAATCGCGGTGGCCGCGATGCCGTCCCGGCCAAGATTGCGCACGCGCTGCTGCATTCGCAGCCACAGACGCGGCAGGTCCGACGCGTCCTCGCCTTTGAGCGTGTCCGAAAGCGTGTGCCGGATCAGCGTCGCGACGCTCGCATCGCTGTACGTATAGCCGAGCCCGGTTACACCAGCGGCTTCGACCTCGGCAACGACGAGCGTCGTCGAATTCCATTCGAATGTGCCATCCGCTTCCGGCGCGTCGGTCGGAATCGTGTAGGCATCCGCAGCGATACGCGCGATCGGCGCCGCCGCGTAACGATCGCTCGCAGTGCGCGTGGAAAAAGGCGATGAAGAAGCAGCGTCTTGCATGGTGTGCGCTTTCAGAAACGACAGGAAGAAACAGTTTCCGGCACTGACGCATCAGCAATGGCTGTTCCTTACAGCAGGGTTTCGCGCGACGCGGCGCGTTGCTTGCTGCGCGTCTGTCGAAGGCACGCTTGAAGAGCGGCTTGACGGCGCGACAGACACGTCGATACGCACAACGCGTTCGGCACCAATTCTCGTTTGCAGGAGATTTTCATGGCTATGACAGTGGGCGACTTTATCGTCGACAGGTTGCATCAGTGGGGCATCAGACGGATGTTCGGCTATCCCGGCGACGGCATCAACGGCGTATTCGGCGCACTGAATCGCGCGGAAGGGAAGATCGAATTCGTGCAGACGCGTCACGAGGAAATGGCAGCCTTCATGGCCAGCGCACACGCAAAATTCACCGGTGATCTCGGCGTGTGCATCGCGACTTCGGGCCCAGGCGCGGCTCACCTGATCACGGGACTCTACGACGCAAGAATGGATCACATGCCGGTGCTCGCGATCGTCGGACAGCAGGCGCGCGCGGGACTCGGTTCGCACTATCAGCAGGAGCTCGACCTTGCCGCGATGTTCAAGGATGTCGCCGGCTCTTATGTGCAGCAGGCAAGCGTGCCCGCGCAAGTGCGCCATATGGTCGACCGTGCGATACGGATCGCGCTAGCCGAGCGGCGTGTCACGGCATTGATCCTGCCGAACGATCTGCAGGATCTCGAATACGAAGGGCCGGCGCGCAAGCACGGTACTGCGCATTCGGGCGTCGGCTATGCGCGGCCCACTGTCGTGCCGACGCAGGACGAACTGCAGCGCGCGGCTGACGTGCTCAATGCGGGGCACAAGGTCGCGATTCTCGTCGGCGCGGGCGCGCTGAACGCCACCGACGAGGTCATCGAAGTCGCGAACCGGCTCGGCGCGGGCGTCGCGAAAGCGCTGCTCGGCAAGGCCGCGTTACCTGACGATCTGCCGTGGGTGACGGGATCGATCGGCCTGCTCGGCACGAAGCCGAGCTACGAAATGATGAACACCTGCGACACGCTGCTCATGATCGGCTCGGGTTTTCCGTATTCGGAATTCCTGCCGAAGGAAGGCGATGCGCGCGGCGTGCAGATCGATATCAAGGCGGACATGCTGAGCCTGCGGTATCCGATGGAAGTGAATCTGGTCGGCGACAGCGCACAGACGCTGCGCGCGCTGCTGCCGTTGCTCAAGGAGAAAACCAGCGACGCATGGCGTTCGCGGATCGAACGCTGGACCTCGCGCTGGTGGGAGACACTCGATGAACGCGCACATCAGCCGAGCTCGAACGGCGTCAATCCGCAGCGCGCTTTCACCGAGCTGTCGCCGCGACTGCCCGACAACGTGATCCTGACGAGCGACTCGGGTTCGTGCGCGAACTGGTACGCACGCGACCTGAAGATCCGGCGCGGCATGATGGCGTCGTTATCGGGCGGGCTCGCGTCGATGGGTGCGGCCGTGCCGTATGCGATTGCCGCGAAGTTCGCTTATCCGGGCCGTCCCGTCATCGCGATGGTCGGCGACGGCGCGATGCAGATGAACAATATGGCCGAACTGATTACGGTGTCGAAATACTGGAAGCAGTGGGCTGACCCACGTTGGATCTGCATGGTGCTCAACAACGAAGACCTGAACCAGGTGACGTGGGAGCAGCGCGTGATGAACGGCGATCCGAAGTTCGACGCGTCGCAGCAGATTCCAAACGTGCCGTATCACCGCTTTGCCGAATTGATCGGGCTGACCGGCATATACGTCGACAAGGCGGAGCAGCTGGCCGACGCGTGGGAAACCGCGCTTGCAGCGAAACGGCCGGTCGTGCTCGAGGTGAAGTGCGATCCGGAAGTGCCGCCGCTGCCGCCTCATGTCACGCTGCCGCAAGCCAAGGCCTTTGCGCGCACGCTGATGGAGGGCGATCCGAAGGAGGGCAGCGTGATTGCGAATACCGCGCGCCAGGTGCTCGGCTCGGTGATTCCCGGCGCAAAAGACTAACGAATGCAGAAGCAGTCAGCGATTTGTATGCGGCGGCGCATGCGTGGCCGCGTGTAAATATCGCAACGTGATGTAAATCGTACGAAGCCGGTCAGGCCGGTGCGTCACGGAGCACGGGCTTGTCCGCAGCGACTTCTCGTTGACCCAATTTGGGTCTGCGCTCCTCCGGCTTTCGGCCGGTCAAGTCCGATTCTTGCTAAGCGTCTGTTGATTGAGGGGGCGCGCGAGACGCGCCTGATTCGGACATCGAACACGGTGGGAGTGCGGCCGGATGCAATGGAAGGTGGAATCGATTCATATGCACGCCGCGCCGCTCGACTATTTTCTGCATGCGGCGGGTCCTGCCGCCGGACCGACGATGGTTCTCGGCTGGGCGCTTGCGGCTTTGTCGATGGCCGTCATCGTCATCGTCGCGCTGTTGCTCGCGGTGGCGATCGCGCGTCGCCGCCGCATCGAAGCGGACCATGCAGGTCCGACGATCGTGCGGGGCGAGAAAGCCGGCATGCGGTGGGTCTATATCGGCACCGGCATCTCGTCGGTATTTCTGATCGCTGCGCTCGCCTACACGCTCTTCACGCTCGATTCGGTCGCAGCGCCGCCCCGCGCGCCTTCGCTCACATTGACCGTGACGGCCTACGACTGGTGGTGGAAAGTCGAGTACAGCGATGCGGACGGCGGCCCGGCGCTGGTCACGGCGAATGAAATTCACATACCGGTCGGCGAACCCGTGAAGATCGTGCTGAAGAGCGCCGACGTGATCCACGCATTCTGGGTGCCGCAACTCGCCGGCAAGACCCAAACCATTCCAGGCCAGATCAACGAGCAGTGGATCCAGGCCGATGTGCCCGGTATCTATCGCGGGCAATGCTCGCAGTTTTGCGGCGCACAGCATGCGCATATGGCCTTCGAGGTCGTCGCGCAGGACCGTGCCGGGTTCGACGCATGGCGCCGCGAGCAGGCCAAACCCGCTACGCCCGTCGCCGGCGCGGCCGGTGCGCTCGCATTGCATGGACAGAAGCTGTTTCTCGATCGTTGCGCGGGTTGCCATACGGTGCGCGGCACCGATGCGAACGGCGCGCAGGCGCCCGATCTCACGCATCTCGATACGCGCCGCCTGATTGCGGCCGGCACGATGACGAACACGCCCGAGCATCAGCTCGACTGGATCGCGCACGCGCAACGGATCAAACCCGATTCGCTGATGCCGAGCATCGCGCTGACGGCGAACGACGCGGCCGCATTGTCCGCCTATCTGGCGACGCTGCATTGAACCTGATTTGAATCTATCGCTCGAGCGAACAAAACGGAACCAGGATGGCCGACACGACGACACCCTCTTCGACGAGCACACCGCAGCTCGAAAGAACGCTGCGGCGCGGCGTCGTCGCGCGCGGCAGCGCCGCCGAGGAACAGCTGCGCGACTTGTGGGAGACACCGCCCGGCTGGCGCGGCTGGCTCTCGACGGTCGATCACAAACGCATCGGCATGCGTTATCTGGTCACGGCGTTTATCTTTCTGATCGCCGGCGGCGTCGAGGCGCTGATCATGCGCATCCAGCTTGCGCGCCCGAATGCGACGCTGCTCACGCCCGAACAGTACAACCAGATCTTCACGATGCACGGCGTGACGATGATCTTTCTGTATGCGCTGCCGGTGCTGTCAGGCTTCTCGAACTATCTATGGCCGCTGGTACTGGGCGCACGCGATATGGCGTTTCCACGCCTGAACGCACTGTCGTACTGGGTGTTCCTGTTCGCCGCGATATTTCTGTATGCGAGTTTTCCGCTTGGCGAAGCGCCGAACGCGGGCTGGTTCAACTACGTGCCGTTATCGGGCCTCGAATACAACACGGGGCCGAATATCGACGTCTACGCGCTCGGCATGGTGTTGCTCGGCATTTCGACGACGGTCGGCGCCGTGAACTTCGTCGTGACGTTATTGCGAATGCGCGCGCCAGGCATGTCGCTCGATCGCGTTCCGGTGCTCGTCTGGGGCACGATGACCGCGTCGTGCGGCAACCTCGCCGCGGTACCGTCGGTCAGTCTCGCGTT
The nucleotide sequence above comes from Paraburkholderia sp. SOS3. Encoded proteins:
- a CDS encoding enolase C-terminal domain-like protein; the encoded protein is MQDAASSSPFSTRTASDRYAAAPIARIAADAYTIPTDAPEADGTFEWNSTTLVVAEVEAAGVTGLGYTYSDASVATLIRHTLSDTLKGEDASDLPRLWLRMQQRVRNLGRDGIAATAISALDCALWDLHAKRLGVALVTLLGAARDHVPVYGSGGFTTYTDDRMREQLSRWVGDDGCRWVKIKIGSDPARDPARAQCARDAIGSDAGLFIDANGAFDPKTALRFAEAISELDVQWFEEPVSSDDLAGLAAIRFATPPGMRIAAGEYGYTADYFRRMLEAEAVDVLQADASRCGGVTGFMRAAHLADAFHIPLSAHCAPALHLHAAAAVPGLCHQEWFHDHVRIESMLFDGAPRVANGSIAPDLSRPGCGLEFRRKDAQRFAVSVP
- a CDS encoding thiamine pyrophosphate-requiring protein; translation: MAMTVGDFIVDRLHQWGIRRMFGYPGDGINGVFGALNRAEGKIEFVQTRHEEMAAFMASAHAKFTGDLGVCIATSGPGAAHLITGLYDARMDHMPVLAIVGQQARAGLGSHYQQELDLAAMFKDVAGSYVQQASVPAQVRHMVDRAIRIALAERRVTALILPNDLQDLEYEGPARKHGTAHSGVGYARPTVVPTQDELQRAADVLNAGHKVAILVGAGALNATDEVIEVANRLGAGVAKALLGKAALPDDLPWVTGSIGLLGTKPSYEMMNTCDTLLMIGSGFPYSEFLPKEGDARGVQIDIKADMLSLRYPMEVNLVGDSAQTLRALLPLLKEKTSDAWRSRIERWTSRWWETLDERAHQPSSNGVNPQRAFTELSPRLPDNVILTSDSGSCANWYARDLKIRRGMMASLSGGLASMGAAVPYAIAAKFAYPGRPVIAMVGDGAMQMNNMAELITVSKYWKQWADPRWICMVLNNEDLNQVTWEQRVMNGDPKFDASQQIPNVPYHRFAELIGLTGIYVDKAEQLADAWETALAAKRPVVLEVKCDPEVPPLPPHVTLPQAKAFARTLMEGDPKEGSVIANTARQVLGSVIPGAKD
- a CDS encoding gluconate 2-dehydrogenase subunit 3 family protein — its product is MSKNLDANSNARVNAHGALPAYAHYDVLDKRDSPSWDDATRSVIDDRIGTRDEPAWCTADEWRTLRALCAVIIPQPDSRCAANRRPVPLAALVDRKIAGNKTDGYRNASLPGLQQAWRIGLCALDDESRHRYQAAFAELDDHARIALVQAMEHGTLKRDSWQGMPSKLFFRQRVLHDLCTTYYAHPSSWSDIGFGGPANPRGYVRMTFNRRDPWEAVESTGEHSASEPETHRAR
- the coxB gene encoding cytochrome c oxidase subunit II; the protein is MQWKVESIHMHAAPLDYFLHAAGPAAGPTMVLGWALAALSMAVIVIVALLLAVAIARRRRIEADHAGPTIVRGEKAGMRWVYIGTGISSVFLIAALAYTLFTLDSVAAPPRAPSLTLTVTAYDWWWKVEYSDADGGPALVTANEIHIPVGEPVKIVLKSADVIHAFWVPQLAGKTQTIPGQINEQWIQADVPGIYRGQCSQFCGAQHAHMAFEVVAQDRAGFDAWRREQAKPATPVAGAAGALALHGQKLFLDRCAGCHTVRGTDANGAQAPDLTHLDTRRLIAAGTMTNTPEHQLDWIAHAQRIKPDSLMPSIALTANDAAALSAYLATLH
- a CDS encoding GMC family oxidoreductase codes for the protein MPDDALRYPRGANGRAPDVFTRGGWVPMREYPQNEEVDFVIVGTGAGGGTLACRLAEKGFKVVALDAGAWWRPLEEFASDEMHQAKLYWTDERIVDGDDPLVLGANNSGKAVGGSTVHFAMVSLRFRPEWFKARSLLGYGADWPLDWREMWRYYAYVEDALKISGPVRYPWGPERPRYPYRAHEMNAAALVLAKGAEALGIGWSPTPLATLSAPRGKAHPCVYRGFCVSGCATNAKQSALVTWIPRAVAAGAEIRDLSMAGRIDVNPAGRATGVEYFREGRWQFQRARHVVVAGYAIETPRLLLMSANERFPEGLANRSGLVGKNLMVQSNQAVWGVMDDEIRWYKGPPSLAISEHWNYTDKGKDFFGGYAYMSQGPLPMVWAQTQLGRGLWGQALLDEMQLYNHQVGLKIVGETLPQERNRVTLADEKDKYGLPVARVTWSYCDNDRRLVSHSLRFMTDALGAAGATRIWQQTDDTCHLNGTARMGDDPATSVVNADCRSWDIPNLWICDGSVFPTVGGVNPSLTIQAIACRTADRIEVLASRGEL
- a CDS encoding glycoside hydrolase family 15 protein, with the protein product MSLRIEDYALIGDGQSAALVGRNGSIDWLCWPSFDASPCFAALIGEPQNGYWRIAPDEPVVAVRRRYRGPSLVLETTLETASGTLELIDWMEWAAAPARVFRQVRCVAGHVRLTSELAVRFNYGRALPWHRRLDDRVAAVGGPWALWLDAPAAPSVDAARIRHCVDLSVGEHLDFVLTCCRSHEPPPPRADATKSLRATLGFWQQWAAQHPGRGPYAGAVLRSLITLKGLTNRLTGGIVAAPTTSLPERIGGTRNWDYRYCWLRDASFTMMALAGTGFEAEAAAWRDWLVRAIAGHPAQTQIMYTTDGARHILEWECAALSGYEDSRPVRFGNAAVMQSQHDIYGEIMNALHVARRHGMPPDRDTWVLECGLIEHVAARWREPDNGLWEFRGARRHHTLSKVMAWVAVDRAIRSAGEFGHRAPLAKWKRLAAEIRNDVLAHGFNTQANAFTQSYGSERLDASLLLLPLFGFLPADDPRIGATVRAIERNLMTEGLVWRYLGDGHETPAKEPIQEGAFVACSLWLAQVRHMQGRRDEALDIFERVLALRNDVGLLSEEYDTAGKRQCGNFPQTLSHVALINAACMFDQI
- a CDS encoding SDR family oxidoreductase, which encodes MGRIRKPKTVVITGATAGVGRAAALEFARHGADVALLARDPAALRDTADEVRAHGVRALPIEADVSDAQAVEAAAASAEAQFGPIDVWVNNAMVTTFAPVDTLPHEDFARVTNVTYHGYVWGTMAALKCMQKSGRGTIVQVGSALAYRSIPLQSAYCGAKHAIRGFTDALRCELYHRKSGIHVTMVQMPALNTPQFDWACNQMPHAPRPVAPIFQPEVAARAIYWAATHRRREVWVGTSSIKAIVANQWIPGWLDRYLGRTGFDAQQDPHAGANVDHASNLWQPVSRLHRVHGRFDASAAPRSPALWLDTHRGVVMVAAATFATLCFGLLRRRV